TCAGAAAGCAATCTTCAGCCCTCCATGGAGCTGAATTCCAAGCTTCAGTGGCCAAAATTAATGATATTGCTTTTTGGTTGGATTTGTAGTCTTGTCCCTTggcaatttcaaattttcaattttctgacGGCTAACAAGATTGTTTAAATCGATTTTATAAGGGATTATTTCATAATGTTTTGCATAATAGAGTGCTGTGGTCGATTGGAAGTTGGCATTACTCTAATCCATCCCATCACAAGTTATAATTACTATTGTACTATTCACGATAACAAGTTTGGGAAACTTGTAATAAAAACTGAAAAACTTCGGGACTGATCTAAAATGTTAGGACTGAATTGGTAATTCCTCAATGTACTACTTAACTACAACCCAAGAAAAAACTAAGCGCCTTGTGGTTTAGCGATTGCAACCCTTCTCAAGAATCAATCCAACACTTGTATCAAGACAAGAACACAGAATCTGCAGCATTCGGCCATGTTAAGAATTCAAGAATGCGGAGATGGAATAACAAGAAGAGGAATTTTGCGACGAACTGCAACGCCAGCGCATTCTGTCATATCCAcctcttccccctttgctccATCAGGAAATTGCCAATCAAACTTGCTTACCAAATTTGCCAACACAAGTTCATTACTAGCAACAGCAAAAGCGATTCCAGGACAACCCCTCCTACCAGCACCAAATGGGATTAACTGGAAATCATGCCCTTTAAAAATCTATAGACGAATCCATAAATCTCTCTGGCTTAAAGTTCACAGGTTCATCCCAATATGCAGGATCTCTACCTATTGCCCAAGCATTGATGATCACCATTGTTCCAGTTGCAATATCATATCCCATTATTTTGACATCTTCTCTTGCTTCTCTAGGAACCAGCAACGGAATTGGAGGATGTAGGCGAAGAGTTTCCTTGATCACTGCTTTCAAATAATGCATCTCGGCCAAGTGATCCTCGGATATCTGTTCTTTGCCACCAACAACCCTCTTATTTCAGTTTGCAATTTCTTTAGGATAATGGGGTGTCTTAAGATCTCTGCCATTGCCCATTCTGCAACTGTAGCCGTGGTATCGGTTCCAGCAGAGAATACATCCTACAGTTAAAAAGATGTACACTTAAAATCAATGATGTTTTGTTGATTGTCCGTGAGAATGATCAGAGATGACGCAATGAGTTATGACTGAGAAAATGAAGCTTAATGATTTTATATTCACTGCAGAGAAAATTGTGCTTACCAATATTATAGCTTTGACGCTCTGTCCCTGTCCATGGTCACACCTGTTGCGTTATCTTTATAGATTTTCagcaaaatatcaagaaaatctTCTCTGCTTTCACCATCAATTGTCTCAGCACTTGACCTGCAGGAATATTTTTCCACTGCACCATCCAACCTTTCTAGCAACGCGATCCACTCTGGTATCGTAACCATTAACTCGATTAATCCAGCTGAGACAGGGCACAAATCTGACTAAACTTCCTCCGTTCAGTAACTTCAAGATTCGCCCAACAGCAGCTTGAATTTCTTTCCAGTTTCCCCTTCACCGTATTTCCTCCCAAAAGATGATCTGCATACAATATCATTAGTCAGCGAAACAAACATTTCGCTCAAATTCACAGGTGTCGAATCCAAAGAAGCCTCTTTAATCTTCTGCATCATAATCGACGTTTCCTCTTCCCTTATATTACGAAACGCCTGAACTTTTTTGTTGCTCAGGAGCTGAAGAACACAAATACTCTTTAGCTGTCTCCAATACTCGCCATAGGGCGCTACCGATATATCCTTCATGTTATAGAGAAGTTTATTAGCAGTGCTCGAAAATGGCCTATCAGTGAAAATCAAATCATGGGTTTTCATGATTAGGCTAGCTCCATCAGCTGATGAAACTACAACCGTTGGAACACTACCAAATTTGAGAAACATGATTGGACCATATTTTTGGGCTAAGGAGTGGAGAGGATAGTGAAGCAGTGAGCTTAGCTGATGAAGATTTCCTAGTGGAGATGGTGGCTGATGGTGGCTGATGGTGGCTGATTCTTTCTCGAATTTGAAACTAATTTGAAGAGAAACCACAGTAAGACTAAAGGAAAAAGCGAAAAAAAGATTGGAtgaaacatatatacatcaatCTTTAGCTCCGATACCAAGCCTGATGAACTTGCCATTTGCCTTTAATCTCCCCTGTATTTTGCTTAGTCTACAAGACTCTGATTTCAgacaaaaaattggaaaacaagTATGGACAAGCTTGTTTCGGTTGGCAAGTCTAAAGAGGCTGCAGGGCGTGTGGTATCTATATGTCGAAAGTGTAGGTAAGCAagataagaaagaaagaaaaaggggtttCCGTGCATCGAACATATGAGAACAAGgactggtttttttttttttgcttttttttaaCGTACGTGCATCATCGAACTAAAGAATTTCAGACAAAACTacaatttaaaatttataaCTTTGGGAAAGTGAAAAAGGGAGAGAAGCTAAAACAAATTTATCTGAGTTTTTTTTATATCTTGATTAGCCGTTTGTTTTATTGAATCTTGCCCGATTCCCgtcacaaatgaaaaatatgatTAAACAACAATTGCACTGTAATCAAAATAATAGTACGACCCAATACTAAAGAATGGAAATTAACATATAAAATGAATCCATATATCCATAATCCAAAATAAATTTGGCAAATAGagagaacaaaaataaaaccacaattttagggtaaaaaaaaggaaaataattaattcttcCGCATTTCAGCTACAGGGCCATAATTTGGCGACCGAAAAACAAAGGGAAACCAATGAAACAACACTATTGGTCCAAAAAGTAAACACCACGGATCGTAAGCTAATAACTGTTTTTCGGCCAAGGTAATTGACAAGAGCGACAGGGCTCCACACGCGTCTCAGCCCATCACATGAATGTGATAGAGTCCCAAATCCAAAAGTTTGCTTGTTTCCAAGCCTGTATCTCTACAGTACATGGCCCCGGGGCttggagattggagaatttatatatatatatatatagttacTTCCAAATCTAAGTATACTTGCACATGACATCAAGTAAACATAAAACGGTGGAAATGTGGTCTCTCACTCCTTATTACGAGTCACCAGCGTGAACTTCCACTAGAAATAAGAccgcaaaaataaaaaagaaagcatACGAATTCAAAGCCATTAACAAAGATATGGAGTGGCAATAGCATGTAGAGGATGTTTTCTGTGAACTGTGATACCAGATGCTTCAGTCATGTCCAAATCCTCTGGCTTCGTCCCATCAGGCAATGCAAAATTAAATTTGTTGACCAATTTTGCCAATGCAAGTTCAGCAACGGATATGGCAAAGTTGATACCCGGGCAAACCCTTCGTCCGGAACCAAAAGGAATTAACTCAAAGTTAAAACCTCGAAAATCTATATTGGAATTCAGAAACCTCTCAGGTTGAAATTCCTCAGGGTTCTCCCACAGAATGGGGTCTCTTGCAATTGCACTAGCATTCACCAACACTAGTGTGCCTGCTGCTATATCACACCCCATTATTTTGATGTCTCGAGTTGATTCTCGAGGAACCAGTAATGGAACAGGAACATGACATCGTAGAGTTTCTTTAATCACTGCTTTTAAGTATCTCATCTTCTCCAAATCATCTTGAGTTATTTCTGGTTTTCCCTGGGTCACTTCTCTTACCTCAGCCTGCAATTTCTGCAAGGTTATAGGTTTCTTTAGAAGTTCTGACATTGCCCATTCCATAACTGAATGTGTTGTGTCAGTTCCAGCGCCAAACACGTCCTGCATGACGGAATGAAGGAAAGTGTTGCTTTAGAACATGCAtagatgcttttttttttttaatctaaattttcaatttcaaaagaaaattggCACCTgtccaaagaaaaagaaaaatgaagacagATTAACAATATTCATACTATCGCAATAAGCGTTTAATTACCACATACAAGACGAAACATTATGTTTAGGTACATGTAAATTTAAAAGTTACATAAAGTTTAAGTGCATAAAGTTCGGTTAACCAAAGCAACCATTgaggtgtttttttttttttttaacattttttacAAGAGAAGGTATTCAAATGCAATGGATGAATTTTCTTTTAATCTGATAACAAGGGAAGGTATTCAAATATAAGGGACGAAAATGAGTTTGATTACATACATTCATAGTAATTTtgatataaattaaatatattataGAGTGTATATATTCAGAGTTGTGTggtaattttagaatttttattGTGAGTCAACCCTTTTGTATGTTTATTTAATATCCTTACCCCTTGTTTGCAGTTTTGTCCAAAATAAAAAGATCTTTCTACCCAAAATGGCAGTGACAAATATTTATCATTATTCATTCTTCAATATTTAGTGTGATCAATATTTTGTTGTCAGAAAAGAATACAATTAATACGTATTTGACTTAATTATCCTAGATATGTTTATGACTTTTAGTTTTTGTTCTAGTACGTTAATCTTttgtttacattttttttatatgaaattcaaaaaaaattctacaCAACTATTCAAAAGTCAAAGAATAAAGTATCTCAAAACATTTGTTTGcttgtaaaaaagaaaattttattttacatacaagAAAATTTTTATGCATTCAATTATTTATTAAGCTCACAAATGTCTTAAGATATGGTGATACAGTGAAAAGATTTATAAGGATAAATTTGATATCCTACTATATTAGGCATTCTAAGATGAAATTGGAAACAACTTTCCTtaaatttttttgaggaatAGAATTTGAGGAAAAGGTTGGAATAAACATTTCAAGGGGAAGTCCCTTCCCCTTGAAATGTTTATTCCAGACTTAGTATGTAATGAATAAGTTATAAAGGCTTTTTCCGAGTCTATTCCTACCTACCAAACATAGTGTTAAAGTATGGAATGGAATCGATGTTTCCAAACTATTACTAGACTGAACTAGCTAGACTGATTGATTGAACCAAGAACCAACTCTATCACAAGATTCTATgttaaagcaagaaaaaaaaataaacaatgaGTCAAACTCGAACATAAACTGATCAAACCGGACAAACCTGGTAAAACTCCAACAATTGAATAGGCTAGCCACTAGAAATTTTTTCCCTTTATATAATTTGGTATTATTCAAATTTTCtaattataactaaaataaGAAAACATTTAATTGAACTAGTGGTTGAACCGTGAAGGCATGAACCAAAAGCTCTCTCGTTCGTTCAACCATCCGAGTTTAATAATATTGAATTCAGTAAACCTTACAAACCAAATAGATTTTGATCTTGCACATCGGAGTAAAGTAGAAGAATGCCATTTAATAAGTTGTCATTCAACTAAACTAAAAACATTTGTATGATAGTACCAAACAAAATCTAAACCTTCCAGCCTAGTGCAAGTCACTACCTTCAAAACTAGTACGGCCAAGAGCAAACATTTGTATGATAATTTATTAGCAGTAAACATAATTCTTTTCAGAGTTGAAACTAATTATAAATTCTCATAGTGCGATGTAATTAAAGAGATGGAGAGAGATCCAATTTACCAGGATGATAGCTTTCATATCATCACGGCCAAGAGCAAAGCCGATAGTGCTTTCCTTATTAACCTCGATCAGAATGTCCACCAAGTCTAGGCATCTTGTCTCAACGGAATGGTCATTTTCAGCCTCACCTTTCCTCTTATTTATGTGCTCTTCTATTACACCctcaagaaattcatcaatcaGTTTAACAGATTTCTCCACTTTCAAGTCCAAACCATTGAAACGATTAACCCATGCAAGCCAAGGAATGTAGTCTCCTACATCAAAAACACCAATTAACTCAACAAAAACCCTCAAATTTTCCATaattttcctccctttttcttCCTCACTATACTTCCTCCCCAGGGCAACCCTACAAATTATATCATTTGTGAGAGTTACAAATATTTCAGTTAAGTTTACAGGTGAAGAAGAACACATCTGACTGATCTTTTCGATCATGAGTGAAGTCTCTTCTTCTCTAACATGCTGATATGACTGAACCCTTTTGTTACTCAAAAGATGCAGCACACAAATGCTTTTGGCTTGTCTCCAATACTCACCATACGGTGTAAATGCTACGTCCTTACTTCCGTAGAATAGTCTATCTTTAACGCTCGATTTAGGCCTGTTCGAAAAAACCAGATCATGGGTTTTCATGATCTGGCTAGCTGCATCAGCGGAAGAGGCTACCAGCACTGGCTTGCTTCCAAAATGAAGTAGCAAGAGTGGGCCACATTTTCTTGACAATGATTGGAGGGATCTGTGCGGAAGCAAGCCAAGCTGGTGAATATTTCCAATTATTGGGAGCTTTGGTGGAGATGGTGGTAGCTTTTTTTGGGGTTTAGAAGCAGCATAGAACCATTTCAAAAGGGCTAGAAGGAATACAACTGAGGAAActgagaaaaataaaagatcAAAAGAGAACGCCATGGTCTATATGatcttgtgtttgcctattaaTGGGCTACTCTTCTTATATAAGATTGCAGACTGCTTTTAGAATTGAAATCCCAATAATACACCTGACAACATTAGGACCAGAAATgtatatttaattatttaatacaATGGATGATTTAAGCCCACACATGTTATATATGGGAGGAATGGATTGGATAGTTAAAAGGGGAGGTAAGTGAGAGattacacttaaaaaaaaaaaaaaaaaaaaaggagcccACAGGTTGCACAGGACAAAATTATATCGGCAACAAATTGATTGGTCTCTGATTTATCTTTTGGAGCTATGGtatttttctctgatttataTTATTTATCCAGCCGCGTAATTCAAGAGAGAaacgaagagagagaaagggtgAGAGTTAGTTAGGGAGAGAGTTTTTTGCAACTTTGAAACCTTAATTGGAAGGTGATTTGAAATTCGAttgaaataaaattttatttacgCGATCTTCTCGTCAAACTCTACTCATCTACTGATTCAGATTTTGGATTTCCTCCTCGTTTGGTAACACCTTTTCAAATTCATTCTTTTGACAGTTGTAGTTTTTGGGGGTGATTTTGTAGCAATTACGCTTGGTTGATATTGACGATATTATTATAATTCAAATATTTCGAGTAGACCTGTGTATTTCCATTATTGTGATAATAGAGATTTTTCACTTGATTAGATCCCGTGATTTTTTCCAATTTAGATTTTCCACGTAAAAATCTTGGTGTACCgtgccttttatttttcctatattTTGTTATCACTGTTAGCATTATTATTTGGTGATTTGGTTTGTTCCTATTTTAACTAATATTTGCGGAAGGAGATGTTTGTTCTGAACTAACTCTGATATTATGTGTGTGTACCGATACCCCTTTCCCGTCACTCTTGGACCTATGGTATTGGAATCATGGAGAAAACTCCTTCGTGAAAAAATAACCattcacattttgcaaaatttgattCCAAGAAATAGGAAAAAGACGTTTAGCATAGCATATCTTTTTCTCCTGGGATGAAGAAAGCCGGAACATCGAATATTCCTTTTGGCCATAGTCCACAGCCGGCAGTTGATTCTCCTTGCTGCCACGCACGTCTTATCAAATTATGTAACAAAATTTCAACGGTTAGGTACAAAAATAGGTAACTCCGTCTAGGTTGCCACAATCAATTATGGCTATCATTTTGTCTTTGAAGAAAATTTGACATGCAATTTTCGTATTTTCAAGTTTGAACTAATGTTTGCCAATCCTAAGACTTACAAGTCTTGGAAAGTTGGGAGGCAAAGGTTGCCAAACTTGCCACTTAAATGTAGCTGTCACTTTCGGGTGGCTTTCTTCGACGGGTTTCCCGTCGACTCTCCCTCCCCTTAGATTAAATTAAAGTAGGTTATAGGACTGTTATCGttgcgataaaaaaaaaagtttgaactaATGTTTAATAGTATAAATGCACCATATGCTTGTGACTTGTGAGTTTGAATTTTCTTTCGGAATTTTGAGGAactaatatttgaaaattttattaattaactTTTTCTACCAAGGCACGATATTCTTCAACTCTAGAAATATTCGAATATAAAGTATTACctcgtttgaaaaaaaaaaaaaaaaaagagtataaaGTATTACCTCATGAAATGTATTAGCTGATTAAACTGTAATTGGTTTATGTTCATAATACTGGCTTCTGTAGGTGAGTGTGATGGGACCATCACAGATCAAACCACGTGATTTGAAGATTATGAGTTTTATCTATAGTAAATTTGACAATTGTTACGCCTTTCAAAAACTAATAATCAAAAGATTTTGCTTTACTTGGTTTTATTTGTTATACAATAAAATTTCTGCTCCAAAACGCTATATATAGCATTTGAAGCTATGCTAAGATGGAATAGCCCCATGACACTCTCTCTGCACTCTTAATATCATAGAGTAATCAAATCATCAAACCATTCATAGTTTGAATAATAGCCCCCAagaaacaggaaaaaaaaaggttttgcTGATAAAAGTAGTTCCTTGACGCAATTATGCACTGCAACATCTTATCAAATGAAAGAAGTACagttttccaaaatcaatcatAGGGAATTTGAACTGTTATTCCTTCGAAACGAGGGATTTAATTACAATTTTCTGTTGTTACAAATTTTCAACTGTTAGATACAGAAAGCATCCTCCTCTCTGATGTTCCCAAATTGATGCAAATTCTACATCCAACTCAGAGCTATCCTGCAGCTGAACTGTTGGATAGGCATAATAAGAGATAACTCAGTATACAAACC
This Coffea eugenioides isolate CCC68of unplaced genomic scaffold, Ceug_1.0 ScVebR1_25;HRSCAF=112, whole genome shotgun sequence DNA region includes the following protein-coding sequences:
- the LOC113757000 gene encoding cytochrome P450 71A2-like, whose product is MAFSFDLLFFSVSSVVFLLALLKWFYAASKPQKKLPPSPPKLPIIGNIHQLGLLPHRSLQSLSRKCGPLLLLHFGSKPVLVASSADAASQIMKTHDLVFSNRPKSSVKDRLFYGSKDVAFTPYGEYWRQAKSICVLHLLSNKRVQSYQHVREEETSLMIEKISQMCSSSPVNLTEIFVTLTNDIICRVALGRKYSEEEKGRKIMENLRVFVELIGVFDVGDYIPWLAWVNRFNGLDLKVEKSVKLIDEFLEGVIEEHINKRKGEAENDHSVETRCLDLVDILIEVNKESTIGFALGRDDMKAIILDVFGAGTDTTHSVMEWAMSELLKKPITLQKLQAEVREVTQGKPEITQDDLEKMRYLKAVIKETLRCHVPVPLLVPRESTRDIKIMGCDIAAGTLVLVNASAIARDPILWENPEEFQPERFLNSNIDFRGFNFELIPFGSGRRVCPGINFAISVAELALAKLVNKFNFALPDGTKPEDLDMTEASGITVHRKHPLHAIATPYLC